The Polaribacter sp. Q13 sequence GGTTTTAATTAATACGTATGTTGGAGACGTTTATAAAAATAAACAAGAGTATGGCAAGAGTGAGAATTCTTATTTAGAAGCCTTAGAATTGTCTAAAAGTTATAATGTTCACAAAGATTTTACACCATTAATATATGAAAGGTTGTCTGATTTATACCTTTTAAAAGGAAATAAGGATAAAGCATTTGCAAGTTTAAAAAGAGCCAAAGAATTAGACTATTTATATTTTGATAGTAGAAGTGCAACAAATCGGCCGCTTTTAGAAATACAAGATGAATTTTTAGAAGAGAAAAATAGACAAATAACAGCAAATAAAGAACAAAGGCTTCAACAATTAGAACAAGAAGAACAGGTGCTTTTTTTAGAGCGGATGTTACTTTTTGTTGCGGTGGTTGGTTTAATTTTATTTATCAACAATATACGGTCTAAACATAAAGCAGAAAAGAAAATACTAAGAAAGAAACGTGAGTTTGAAATTGAAAAAAATAAAGAAGTACTTGAGTTAAAAAATAAAGAGTTAGCAACTTCTGTAATTAAATTGATTGAGAAAGATGCTTTTATTGATCAGTTAAAAGAAAAGCTTTCTAATGGAAAAGGGGATATAAATAGACAAGAAGCCAAACAAATTATAAATTCTATTGCCGTAAATAATTTAGACAATTGGAGTGAATTTGAAACAAGGTTTGTTGCTATTAATAAAAAGTTTTACACCAAATTAACAAAAAAATTTCCAGAGTTAACAGCAAATGATCAAAGGCTATGTGCTTTAATTAAATTAAATTTTTCTAGTAAAGAAATAGCAAAATTATTAAACATGTCTAAAGAGAGTGTGCATACTACAAGAAGTAGGTTAAGAAAGAAATTAAAAATTTCTAGAGATGTAAATTTAAAAAATTTTATTGCAAGTATTTAAAATAAGAATGTAAATTAAAACACCAAATTATGAGATTAGTTTTAAAACAATCAGATACACTTCTAAATAAAAAGTTAAATGTTTCTAAGAGGGTTGTACCTTCTTTTGACGTTGCCTGGCATCATCATAAAGAGATAGAGTTGTTATATATTTCTCAAAGTAACGGAATTCGTTTTGTAGGTGATAATGTCTCTCCATTTTTTCCTGGAGACTTAGTTTTAGTAGGGTCTCATTTACCTCATTTATGGAGGAGTGATCCTTCTTATTATGAAATGAAAAGTAATAGAAGTGTAAAAACAATTGTAATAAAATTTTCTAAAGATTTCTTAGGGAAGGATTTTTTTAAGAGAGAAGAGTTTTTTAAGTTAGAAAGATTGTTAGAAGCCTCTAAATTCGGACTCTCTTTTGATAAGGTAGTAAGTAGTCTTTTACATAAAGATTTAATGAGTTTACCAGATTTATCATCAACAGAACAACACATTGCTTTGTTGGGTGTTTTACATAAATTATCAACGGTAAAAGAGGAAAGTGTATCGGTGTTGTCTTCATCAGATATGAGGCAATCTATTACAGAAAGTTCAGAAAAAATAGATTTAGTGTTAAGGTTTATTTCAGATAATTATACCTCAAATCTAAGTTTAGAGGAAGTGTCAGGCGTAGCTTGTATGACTACAAATTCGTTCTGTAGATTTTTTAAAAAAATGACAAATAAATCTTTCACACAATTTTTAAATGAAATTAGAATTAGAAATGCTTCGCGAATTTTAATTCAAGAAAATTTATCGGTATCAGAAGTTTGTTACTTAGTAGGCTTTAATTCGATGACCTATTTTAACAAACAATTTAAACAAATTATGGGTACAACTCCCAAAACGTATAAGGTTGCTATTTATTAAAAATCAAGTTATTCTTATAATATGTGAATTCTAATTCTTTTTAGTTTTATATAGTTTACTTTCGAAAGAAAGGTGTTGGTAAAAAATATAAAATTAATTAAATTATTATATTTGTTTTGAGATGAAAAATTTGATAAAAGA is a genomic window containing:
- a CDS encoding AraC family transcriptional regulator codes for the protein MRLVLKQSDTLLNKKLNVSKRVVPSFDVAWHHHKEIELLYISQSNGIRFVGDNVSPFFPGDLVLVGSHLPHLWRSDPSYYEMKSNRSVKTIVIKFSKDFLGKDFFKREEFFKLERLLEASKFGLSFDKVVSSLLHKDLMSLPDLSSTEQHIALLGVLHKLSTVKEESVSVLSSSDMRQSITESSEKIDLVLRFISDNYTSNLSLEEVSGVACMTTNSFCRFFKKMTNKSFTQFLNEIRIRNASRILIQENLSVSEVCYLVGFNSMTYFNKQFKQIMGTTPKTYKVAIY
- a CDS encoding helix-turn-helix transcriptional regulator — its product is MNSLGKHILKNNLTRGFYITTLFVLLMFGSLSAQESKEQSVNKLEQYSDNDAQVLENEYTASLKKADTLAAILTLQKLALLYGHQARHKKSYNKLWQALLLADASKKKMLEAFIYRDIGRHYSYYKRKTKALKFLNSSLDLKKELVQNKEIKDEELANAYLAFVATYRELNDLKSAKVYLDSSAVFLKNSTQLRDKAFYSFEYGVILNSEGNYEKALKAFRDCLNWFSKNLPSYRVLINTYVGDVYKNKQEYGKSENSYLEALELSKSYNVHKDFTPLIYERLSDLYLLKGNKDKAFASLKRAKELDYLYFDSRSATNRPLLEIQDEFLEEKNRQITANKEQRLQQLEQEEQVLFLERMLLFVAVVGLILFINNIRSKHKAEKKILRKKREFEIEKNKEVLELKNKELATSVIKLIEKDAFIDQLKEKLSNGKGDINRQEAKQIINSIAVNNLDNWSEFETRFVAINKKFYTKLTKKFPELTANDQRLCALIKLNFSSKEIAKLLNMSKESVHTTRSRLRKKLKISRDVNLKNFIASI